CGCCCGGCGGAGCCGGGATGACCGGCGGCTCCTCGGTCGTGGTGCCGCAGTTCTTGCTGGTCTGCGTCCTGTCCGGGTAGAACGCGGCGCCGTTGAACGTGGGCCGCTGGTCGGTGCGGTTCAGGCGCTGCTCGTAGTGCAGGTGGGCGCCGGTGGAGTTGCCCGTGCTGCCGACGGCGCCGATCTGCTGGCCGGCCTTGACGGAGGCGCCGTCCGAGACGCTGAAGCTGCTCAGGTGGGCGTAGACCGTGCTCCAGCCGCCGCCGTGGTCGATGACGACGTACTTGCCGTAGCTGCGGCCGCCGAGGTCGCGCACCGTCGCCTTGCCGGCGGCGCTCGCCACGACCGGGGAGCCGTACGTGGAGCCGCCCTGGGTGAAGTCGAGGGCGTAGTACGAGGGGCTGTGGCCGGAGCGGGAGCGGCCGGTCCAGGACTCGTTGCACTTGAACGGCATCTGGAAGTGCGGCCGTTCGGCCGAGGCGAAGGTGGACATCGGGCCGATGTCGTAGCCGGCCGGCAGGCCCATCTCGGAGACGGTCAGCTCGTCGAGGTCGCCGTGGAAGTGGGTGTCCTCGACGGCGTTGGCGCCGCTGACGCTGAGGGTGGTGGCGGCGATGGTCGCGCAGAGCAGACCGGTCGCGATGCGGACTCGCCTGGTCATGAACTTCTTGATCATTTCGGTGTCGTCGTCCAAACCGGCCGGGGGCCGAGAGAAGGGGAGGTCGGGGGCCGCCGCGCCGCACAGTGGCGCGGCGGCGGGCGCGCTGCGGCCGCGGTGCGGCCGGCGCGGGGGCGGTGCAGGAAGGAGGGGGCCGGGCGGATGCCGGGCCGGGTGCAGGGCCGGCGGGGGCGGTGTCGTCACCCCCGCCGGGGCCGCGGGGCTGCTACCAGCCGCCGGAGCCGATCTGCTTGCGGGCGGAGAGGCCGGAGCCGGTGCCGGGGTAGAGCCAGAGCTTGCCGGTGGACTTCTCGACGGCGACCAGGTCGTCGTAGGCGTTCGAGGTGAAGTCGCCGCCGATCAGGTCGTTCATGCCGTTCCAGCCGCCCGAGCCGATCTCCTTGCGCTCGGCGAGGCCCGTGCCGGTGCTCTTGTAGAAGAAGAGCTTGCCGCTGGAGGACTCGGCGGCGACCACATCGGTCTTGCGGTCGTTGTCGACGTCCATGCCGACGAGGTCGTGCATGCCGTTCCAGCCGCCGGAGCCGATCAGGACGCGGCTGCTGCCGCCGCCGATGGCGCCGGTGCCGTTGCCCTTGTAGAGCCACAGCTTGCCGGTGGACTTCTCGACGGCCACGACGTCGGCCTTGCCGTCGCCCGAGAAGTCGCCGCCGATCAGGTCCTTCATGCCGTTCCAGCCGCCCGAGCCGATCTCCTTGCGGGCGCCCAGGCCGGAGCCGGTGCCGGGGTAGAGGTAGAGCTTGCCGGTGGACTCCTGGGTGGCGACGATGTCGTCCTTGCCGTCGCCGTTGTAGTCGGCGGCCGCCAGGTTGGACATGCCGTTCCAGCCGCCGGAGCCGATCTCGACGCGGGCGCTGCCGGCGGCGATGGTGCCGTTGCTGTTGCCCTTGTACAGCCACAGCTTGCCGGTGGAGGCCTCGACGCCCACGACGTCGTCGACGGAGTCGCCGTTGATGTTCGCGGCCACCAGGTCGGTCATGCCGGGGGCGGGCTGCGGCTTGGGGGCCTCGTCGTCCACGATGTTCTTGTAGCGGACCGGGTAGTAGGGGCCGTACCCCGGGTAGTACGGGTAGTCGTAGATGCGGTGGTGCACTCCGCTCGGGGTGAAGTCGAAGCCCCAGTACTTGGTGTGGTCGCTGTTGGCCCACCGCTCGAAGAGGACGACGTGGCCGCCTGCGCCGGGGTCGTTGTCGAGCAGGGCGTCGCCCGCCTTCAGGTCCGACTTGCCGATCTTGTAGACGGTGCCGCGCGGCTCGAAGCCGTCCGTGGTCAGCGAGGTGTCCAGGTCCCAGGCCATCGAGACGAAGCCGGAGCAGTCGGTGCGGTACCCGCCGTGGCGGCCGCCCCAGTCGTAGTCGAGGCCGATCCCGACCCAGCTCTTGGCCCGCTCGATGACCGTGTCGCGGGATATCTTCGGCGTCGTGGCGGCCGCGGCGAACGACGTGGCGCGGGCCTCGGCGTCGACGGGCGTCTCCGCGCCCTGGCCAGGGCTGCCGAAGTCCGGGTTTCCTGAGTCGGCCGCTGCGGCGCCGCCGGTCACGGGGGCCACGGAGGCCGGGGCGGCGGTCGCGGGGCCGTTGACCGCGACGACGGTGCCGGCCGCTGCGGCGATGGCGAGGAGGGCCGCGATTCCGGTGCGGCGGGCGGTCTGTCCGTTGCGAGGCATGGGTGTACTCCGGTTCGTCGTGCGTGAGGTTGTGGTGGGTGCCGGGAGCAGGGGTCGTCCGTGGGCTCGACCGGCGGTTCGGTGCGCTGTCGTGGTGCGGCGGGGCCGCGGGCTGGTGCGGAGGGAAAGCCGGGTGGCGGCGGGGGAGGGGTTCCGGCGCTGGTCGGACGGCTGCCCTGCAGGTACAGCGGTCTGGTGTGGCGGAGGAGGCGGCGGTGCGTCCCCGGTGCATCCCCGGTGTGTCCCGGTGCGTCCCCGTCCGGTCGCCTGAGGGGACGTCAGCCGGCGAGGGCGCCGGCGGCGTCCGCGGCCGGTGCCGCCGCCCCCGGAGTGCGCTCCAGGGGGACGGCCGAGGCCATCGGGGCGACCGAGGTGAGTCCGACGGCGAGGGCGAAGACCGCGGCGGCCCTCATGACGTGGATACGCATGGCGCTGGATTCCTTTCGAAC
Above is a genomic segment from Streptomyces globosus containing:
- a CDS encoding FG-GAP repeat domain-containing protein — encoded protein: MPRNGQTARRTGIAALLAIAAAAGTVVAVNGPATAAPASVAPVTGGAAAADSGNPDFGSPGQGAETPVDAEARATSFAAAATTPKISRDTVIERAKSWVGIGLDYDWGGRHGGYRTDCSGFVSMAWDLDTSLTTDGFEPRGTVYKIGKSDLKAGDALLDNDPGAGGHVVLFERWANSDHTKYWGFDFTPSGVHHRIYDYPYYPGYGPYYPVRYKNIVDDEAPKPQPAPGMTDLVAANINGDSVDDVVGVEASTGKLWLYKGNSNGTIAAGSARVEIGSGGWNGMSNLAAADYNGDGKDDIVATQESTGKLYLYPGTGSGLGARKEIGSGGWNGMKDLIGGDFSGDGKADVVAVEKSTGKLWLYKGNGTGAIGGGSSRVLIGSGGWNGMHDLVGMDVDNDRKTDVVAAESSSGKLFFYKSTGTGLAERKEIGSGGWNGMNDLIGGDFTSNAYDDLVAVEKSTGKLWLYPGTGSGLSARKQIGSGGW